One genomic segment of Ictalurus punctatus breed USDA103 chromosome 12, Coco_2.0, whole genome shotgun sequence includes these proteins:
- the xirp2a gene encoding xin actin-binding repeat-containing protein 2 isoform X4 produces MSDSAGSIGILLGDPEGEVETVPLKERLALYQAAVSKEEKSPASVVMEDSEACSLPGGLASVKKQFESQKVSSSSSSQSTVTQYHYQQRQEVMSSSETSVKSSVSESHNVKMSQDQKIKQNVASSFEDHFDEKVVVIGDQELPKISTQALKQQHEKNIEEATPSKHIKIDLDYNQFQWAPVNVSSKVATGCSSESVTKTMKTMSSSSASSSAHYETTELFPPPPPTADLLQVPFEVPERCTTPQPPDQHVIQKYPISKEQYSKQRNLYELKRLYKHIHPEVRKNLERDFITEMEHSHMDSDEEVSGDVQQARYVFENNGSSPGKCMSPEREYMEWDEILKGEVQSMRWMFENKPLDTIKDDTPDENESRNIVQQEIIAGKDVKYTTWMFETQPIDALGTETPDSIEHSRKQTDLARGDVRTATWLFETQPLDYMNKIYQEDDEEEQVVYTKDIAGGDVKTARYLFETQHLDSLGHTETIDESHFLQLKSELEEIKGEVKTTTKMFETQPMCVIRGDSGEMLEITTVRREETEKGDVKTSRWLFETQPLDMISKDPTKVKIICGVSMEENYQGGVNRGRWLFETKTLDQIKDEELENTKTQKEEIIGADVRRHCMVFETQPMDTLKDNTNERPSEPEEIIGGDVTSARHLFETVPMENLKDLPEVGKLEKVVASEEEKGDVRHQRWLFESKPLEQIREDKKEITRTVKLQELDKGDVINCKEIFETMDLSKCTDTHKIAVEGVTSGSVKSNKVLFESTPLYAVQDSSGHYHEVKTVRREEIVKGDVRSCKWMFETRPIDQFDDSINKFQIIKGISKQEIESGDVKTAKWLFETQPLDGIKYFSNMEEEDNRKNEATEIQRGDVKTCRWLFETQPMDELYEKAEVKTEDTTEIQKGDVKTCTWLFETQTLDSIKDESETILKTCTVNQEDVQGKDVRLARFLFETENLENIRGGEDQSNFKRVTQINIQSGDVSRMKYIFENQAPDIMTSTSEETMQKLKSRQTEDIQKGNVVNCTWMFENQPIDAIKEYAEESKAVRTVTDVQGGNVDKGRFIFETYSLDKIQEDSSETEINKFQSIIREEIEKGDVKNYTMMFETQPLYAIRDKEGHFHEVTTVTKEEVLRGDVIGARWLFETKPLDSIRDTDEVYLIKAVTEEDIQKGDVSTARWRFETQPLDEITEDMKVTLKTVADIQGGDVKTNMQRFENDDMSQKCVRTVSVSEIQKGDVRSSTWMFETHTIDKIRGEGSEFDDMEKVTREEVLKGDVKQSVWLFEKEPLDRIKDSDGTEIEISREEIPKADVKTTTWLFETTPLTEFNETNVERTEIIGKSVKETLEELYSQKIVDSQGIIIEADEIGDVRMAKYKLQNQETPEIQREEVIRGDLNNIMMNLLNRRETTERAITIDAEERGSINATVKQLFNQDRDVNIEKEEIVRGDIQEAINNLLKKDGTAKHGILIQEDEKGDVRMTIYSLLNKEEESGLVKEDIVKGNVRGTLHRLLYNGDAKDQSSKIQISDSERGNVSFYSTCIESGALDYLRQLQLGSDETYNETAKEMIIGGDVEHTKLILRNNNHAIGRTVAEDDIVPGDVHNTVQVFMTEPVLSLHNVEKEEIVKGDLRAALDSLTQAVNQHKVVEKEEVVKGNINTTLRSLEEAQNQLKEMEKPEIVRGDIRGALESLERSTTAKNEVIIEDVVAGDIKGTLKSLEEAKQAVKEVEKEEVVRGDIQAALLNLQEASTEKKLIQHQVSEQGDVKGTIQLLLEPVSSPPMQRRASTEGDVKMSIKSLYEQEQTQIEKEEVMKGDVHGTIKCLMKKKEQSSHKSKTNPSSRIKTSKSISVYTQEEACECPATPRAEPSNPPPSKNMPKRIETGVGTQKQAEVKSDQSQIFTQEQSSETNHMTSIGQSESSQFSRKIHVKEQQLKQKQNPGSVIITKRVGKQAGEKKDQSAAVCSAKCDTKETKQTTQTTKQTQEIKTVTQVQTKVTTEHTTSTQKNTKNLKSEQNVKSLKTEQNIKSLNCNLNPKGMIKKKSPPEIHFPPPPTSPPPPSESEFSLPPPPSPVTEPSISPRPDLAMRQDSDPSLPPPPPPPAIEAEAEFFPPPQQDFLPPPPSQQELNSVTQPNPGKPKGRPLFKVPKPEPPKQSDPPKAKWQKKQTAPAPPPSPPQPSVLEQKGKEAKHITTVTETKTRVKKHDEKSPEMPLPPVTELPSTIPVHTSKPEEPPRPKKVFIPPIKLPAPPEPATDPKPRPYASKFKTPLMLAEERYRKQRDDSEKSKTGSTPTSPPENIQIHDLDVVYTDADLTTEKLAQSQITLETQQVHPSELEPVTVPKGPVTGIQAQPQPLQKVPPTFQLSKPSFPKLGKKTAVTTDKKQVTQSTAEIKVQPASQIPPLPATEHHEHVKPSSHTTTSMQTITQVQSTQQISANVQCQPTNSIKAEETVTVETKKALPQPTKIPKVTPSFKVKTFKMPNQENLEEKKESTQKEQTTISHVCADQSCYKMEKQEQVDQITKDTKQEIDLKKAKQKPKKQLPAVAPKSSVVMHHILPAMSTEGHLQGSGQTTVVQSQQAIREEHVLVHEEKVVSHSSVQQQNIQQKGKFQIKKQIRGSEMSVGEVEATKQHPQKESCQMEIKETAVETSDIQKYEEMQKLLSHIKVMQESGGKMDARSVKIMLSMIPEWLLGAAEKVELSRAQYNKQKLQEIIVYVRNLAQMKLTFLEANLAALEKTQSKPVEEKKAVGGTTQKISKISIGSAKLESQKKIMEKTVQDIKNTDFKTMPPELRMRTPSPTYICIETARRTDSPLLVTPSPPPYRSGATPTPPPRWSETSTNISRATPSPTISRSEKLAKLRDTTAKLSHGASPLPIALPEQVIMQGEMEESHLSSHQEISFETHMMESSMLQSSMEASADSMMSVKDKKEFFEEAQRAETNRHYLRKDPIDIPVRLGPEEDNETEIPIDLHDKMKEDMPKVDLSRLVNRFESPKPKVYIRKHPIVIPERLGSDTEDTEHEPEKKPSQVEEMPSYDIKALKNVFEMGDQAHQYLKEDRKNIEMQEELAKPTGFSETKSVTEHYSTVDEFGNTLVGSRSQNSSHSQSVTTRRDPPTYADVVRGKVQVLDVPPEASAEQLLKNFQQSWADSENVFKNLGFSALEQHTSQSVSHQQHTVITENKGARQRTLSGMSEEGVSHGVSHSRQTKLS; encoded by the exons ATGAGTGACT CTGCAGGCAGCATAGGCATTTTATTAGGAGACCCTGAAGGTGAAGTCGAGACCGTCCCTCTGAAAGAACGACTGGCCTTGTACCAGGCTGCCGTCAGCAAGGAGGAGAAAAGCCCTGCTAGtgtg gTCATGGAAGACTCTGAAGCATGCTCTCTGCCAGGTGGGCTTGCCAGTGTGAAGAAACAGTTTGAGAGTCAGAAAGTCAGCTCCTCGTCCTCGTCGCAAAGCACTGTCACACAATACCACTACCAGCAGAGACAG GAGGTGATGAGCTCATCTGAAACGAGTGTGAAGAGtagtgtgagtgagagtcacAACGTCAAG ATGTCACAGGATCAAAAAATTAAGCAGAATGTAGCATCTAGCTTTGAGGACCATTTTGATGAAAAAG TGGTGGTGATTGGAGATCAGGAGCTACCTAAAATCTCCACCCAAGCACTAAAACAGCAGCATGAAAAAAACATAGAAGAAGCCACTCCAAGCAAGCACATCAAG ATTGATCTTGATTACAACCAGTTTCAGTGGGCACCAGTTAATGTGTCATCCAAAGTTGCAACAGGATGTAGTTCTGAGTCTGTTACCAAAACTATGAAGACGATGTCCTCTAGCTCTGCCTCTTCATCTGCCCATTATGAAACCACTGAGCTAtttcctccaccaccaccaactGCTGACCTCCTTCAGGTCCCTTTTGAAGTCCCAGAACGCTGTACTACTCCCCAGCCACCTGATCAACATGTTATCCAAAAATATCCAATCAGCAAGGAGCAGTATTCCAAGCAAAGGAACCTCTATGAGCTGAAACGCTTGTACAAGCATATCCACCCAGAGGTGCGCAAAAACCTGGAACGGGACTTCATTACTGAAATGGAGCACTCTCATATGGACAGTGATGAGGAAGTTAGTGGTGATGTGCAGCAAGCACGCTATGTGTTTGAAAACAATGGCAGCAGTCCTGGGAAATGTATGAGCCCGGAAAGAGAGTATATGGAATGGGATGAGATTCTGAAAGGTGAGGTGCAGTCTATGCGTTGGATGTTTGAGAACAAGCCACTTGACACCATCAAAGATGACACACCAGATGAGAATGAAAGCAGAAACATTGTGCAGCAGGAAATCATTGCTGGGAAAGATGTTAAATATACAACTTGGATGTTTGAAACACAACCTATTGATGCTCTTGGTACAGAAACTCCTGACTCAATAGAGCATAGTAGAAAACAAACAGATCTAGCAAGAGGAGATGTGCGAACTGCAACCTGGttatttgagacacagcctctggattatatgaataaaatttaccaagaggatgatgaagaggagcAGGTGGTGTATACCAAAGACATTGCAGGAGGAGATGTAAAAACTGCCAGATACTTGTTTGAAACTCAGCATCTTGATTCCCTTGGCCATACTGAGACAATTGACGAGTCACACTTCCTACAATTGAAGTCAGAACTGGAAGAGATTAAAGGTGAAGTCAAAACtacaacaaaaatgtttgagacACAACCTATGTGTGTCATTCGGGGAGATTCTGGTGAGATGTTGGAGATTACAACTGTGCGACGTGAAGAAACCGAAAAAGGTGATGTAAAAACATCCCGTTGGCTTTTTGAAACCCAGCCTCTGGATATGATTAGCAAAGACCCAACTAAAGTTAAGATCATTTGTGGAGTGTCCATGGAAGAAAACTATCAGGGTGGGGTGAATCGGGGTAGGTGGTTATTTGAGACAAAGACCTTGGATCAAATCAAAGACGAAGAATTGGAAAACACCAAAACTCAAAAGGAGGAGATAATAGGAGCAGATGTTAGAAGACATTGTATGGTCTTTGAGACACAGCCCATGGATACTTTAAAAGATAATACCAATGAGAGGCCATCTGAACCAGAGGAGATCATTGGGGGTGATGTAACATCAGCTAGGCATTTGTTTGAGACTGTGCCAATGGAAAATCTGAAGGACTTGCCTGAAGTTGGAAAACTAGAAAAGGTTGTTGCATCGGAAGAGGAGAAAGGTGATGTGAGGCATCAGAGGTGGCTATTTGAGAGTAAGCCTCTTGAGCAAATTAGAGAGGACAAAAAAGAAATCACACGAACGGTTAAGCTTCAGGAGTTAGACAAGGGTGATGTCATCAACTGCAAAGAGATATTTGAGACCATGGATCTAAGCAAGTGCACAGATACACATAAGATAGCAGTGGAAGGTGTCACAAGTGGATCAGTGAAATCAAACAAAGTGCTCTTTGAATCCACACCCTTGTATGCCGTACAGGACAGCTCAGGACATTACCATGAAGTCAAAACAGTACGACGTGAAGAAATTGTTAAGGGCGATGTACGAAGCTGCAAGTGGATGTTTGAGACTCGTCCAATTGACCAGTTTGATGACAGTATAAACAAATTCCAGATTATCAAGGGAATTTCAAAACAGGAGATTGAATCAGGGGATGTTAAAACAGCCAAGTGGTTGTTTGAAACTCAGCCCCTTGATGGGATCAAATATTTCAGTAACATGGAAGAAGAGGACAACAGAAAGAACGAGGCCACTGAGATCCAAAGAGGTGATGTCAAGACTTGTAGATGGCTGTTTGAGACTCAGCCGATGGATGAGCTGTATGAAAAAGCTGAGGTAAAAACAGAAGACACCACAGAGATCCAGAAGGGTGATGTTAAAACCTGTACCTGGCTTTTCGAGACCCAAACCCTTGACAGTATCAAAGATGAATCTGAGACTATTTTAAAAACTTGTACAGTCAATCAAGAGGATGTACAAGGCAAGGATGTGCGTCTGGCCCGCTTTCTCTTTGAAACTGAAAACTTGGAGAATATCAGAGGTGGTGAGGATCAAAGTAACTTTAAACGAGTCACACAGATCAATATCCAGTCTGGAGATGTATCGAGGATGAAGTATATATTTGAGAACCAGGCACCTGACATCATGACCTCCACTTCTGAGGAGACCATGCAGAAACTGAAGTCTCGTCAGACTGAGGATATCCAGAAAGGAAATGTTGTCAACTGCACCTGGATGTTTGAAAATCAACCAATTGATGCCATCAAGGAGTATGCTGAAGAATCCAAAGCGGTGCGTACAGTTACAGATGTTCAAGGAGGGAATGTTGACAAAGGtcgttttatttttgaaacatattcCCTGGATAAGATTCAAGAAGATTCTTCAGAGACAGAGATCAACAAATTTCAGAGCATCATACGAGAGGAAATTGAAAAAGGAGATGTGAAAAACTACACCATGATGTTTGAGACCCAGCCATTGTATGCTATTCGAGACAAAGAAGGACACTTTCATGAAGTTACTACAGTCACCAAAGAAGAAGTTCTGAGAGGTGATGTCATCGGGGCAAGATGGTTGTTTGAGACAAAGCCACTAGACTCAATAAGAGACACAGATGAGGTTTATCTCATCAAAGCTGTTACTGAGGAAGATATACAGAAAGGCGATGTTAGCACAGCAAGGTGGAGGTTTGAAACACAACCCCTTGATGAAATTACTGAGGATATGAAGGTTACTCTAAAGACAGTTGCAGATATTCAGGGTGGAGATGTTAAAACAAACATGCAGCGCTTTGAAAATGATGACATGTCTCAAAAATGTGTGAGAACTGTTAGTGTAAGTGAAATACAAAAAGGTGATGTGAGAAGTTCCACATGGATGTTTGAAACGCATACAATTGACAAGATCCGCGGAGAGGGTTCCGAGTTCGACGATATGGAAAAAGTAACACGAGAGGAAGTGCTGAAGGGTGATGTTAAACAGTCAGTGTGGCTTTTTGAAAAAGAACCCCTTGATCGCATCAAGGACAGTGATGGAACAGAAATCGAGATTTCTCGTGAGGAAATTCCCAAAGCTGACGTCAAGACAACAACATGGCTTTTTGAAACTACACCACTGACTGAGTTTAATGAGACCAATGTGGAGAGGACAGAGATCATCGGTAAAAGTGTCAAGGAGACATTAGAGGAACTTTACAGTCAGAAAATAGTTGACTCCCAGGGTATAATTATAGAAGCAGATGAGATTGGTGATGTTAGAATGGCCAAGTACAAACTGCAGAATCAGGAGACTCCAGAGATCCAGAGAGAGGAGGTTATTCGAGGAGACCTAAATAACATCATGATGAACCTGCTCAATAGACGTGAGACAACAGAGAGAGCCATCACCATTGATGCAGAAGAGAGGGGAAGTATCAACGCAACTGTCAAACAGCTCTTTAATCAAGATAGGGATGTTAATATTGAGAAGGAAGAGATCGTTAGAGGAGACATACAAGAAGCGATCAACAACCTGCTGAAGAAGGACGGAACAGCAAAACATGGTATTTTAATTCAGGAAGATGAGAAAGGAGATGTGAGGATGACTATATACTCCCTGTTGAACAAGGAAGAAGAAAGTGGACTTGTAAAAGAGGACATTGTTAAAGGAAATGTCCGTGGGACTCTGCATAGGCTATTGTACAACGGTGATGCCAAAGACCAGTCTTCTAAAATACAAATAAGTGATTCAGAGAGAGGTAATGTGAGTTTCTATTCAACTTGTATCGAGTCTGGAGCACTGGACTACCTTAGACAACTTCAGTTAGGATCAGATGAAACATATAACGAAACAGCTAAAGAAATGATTATTGGAGGTGATGTGGAGCATACTAAATTGATCCTGAGGAACAATAATCATGCAATTGGACGAACTGTAGCTGAAGATGATATTGTTCCTGGGGATGTTCACAACACAGTGCAAGTTTTTATGACGGAACCAGTCCTGTCTTTGCACAATGTTGAGAAGGAGGAGATTGTAAAGGGAGACTTGAGAGCAGCACTTGACTCACTTACACAAGCAGTGAATCAGCacaaagttgttgaaaaagagGAGGTGGTCAAAGGCAACATCAACACCACACTCAGATCTTTGGAAGAAGCGCAGAACCAACTCAAAGAAATGGAGAAACCTGAGATTGTCCGTGGGGACATCAGGGGAGCCCTTGAAAGTCTTGAACGTTCAACCACTGCTAAGAATGAAGTCATTATTGAGGATGTAGTGGCTGGTGATATTAAGGGAACTTTAAAATCCCTTGAAGAGGCAAAGCAGGCAGTAAAAGAGGTTGAGAAAGAGGAAGTTGTTAGAGGTGACATCCAGGCAGCTTTACTGAATTTACAGGAAGCATCAACTGAGAAGAAACTCATCCAGCATCAAGTGAGTGAACAGGGTGATGTAAAGGGCACCATCCAGCTCCTACTGGAACCAGTATCCTCACCTCCTATGCAAAGAAGAGCTAGCACAGAAGGTGAtgttaaaatgtcaataaaatctCTTTATGAGCAGGAACAAACCCAGATAGAGAAGGAGGAGGTGATGAAGGGAGATGTTCATGGGACCATCAAATGTCTTatgaagaagaaagaacaaTCAAGTCataaatcaaaaacaaatcCTTCCAGTAGAATTAAAACTTCCAAAAGTATTTCAGTGTATACTCAAGAAGAGGCTTGTGAATGCCCTGCTACACCCAGGGCTGAGCCTTCCAATCCACCCCCTTCAAAAAATATGCCCAAGAGAATTGAAACAGGTGTAGGTACACAAAAGCAAGCAGAGGTGAAATCTGATCAAAGTCAGATCTTCACTCAAGAGCAAAGTTCTGAAACCAATCATATGACATCAATCGGCCAGTCAGAATCATCCCAGTTCTCACGTAAGATACATGTAAAAGAGCAGCAgctaaaacaaaagcaaaacccTGGTTCTGTAATCATAACAAAACGTGTGGGAAAACAGGCAGGTGAGAAAAAAGATCAAAGTGCAGCTGTGTGCTCTGCTAAGTGTGACACGaaagagacaaaacaaacaactcaaACCACAAAGCAAACACAAGAAATAAAGACAGTCACACAGGTTCAGACCAAGGTAACAACAGAGCACACCACCAGTACACAAAAGAACACCAAGAATTTaaaatcagaacaaaatgtgAAGAGTCTAAAGACTGAGCAGAACATCAAGAGTCTGAATTGCAACTTGAATCCAAAGGGAATGATCAAAAAGAAATCCCCACCAGAAATTCACTTCCCCCCTCCTCCAACATCTCCTCCGCCACCTTCTGAGTCTGagttctctcttcctcctcctccatctccagtCACAGAGCCTTCCATCTCTCCTCGTCCTGATCTGGCCATGAGGCAGGATAGCGATCCTTCCcttccaccaccacctcctccacctgccATTGAAGCGGAAGCTGAATTCTTTCCCCCACCTCAACAAGACTTCCTCCCACCTCCTCCATCACAACAAGAACTCAACTCAGTGACCCAGCCAAATCCTGGAAAGCCAAAGGGCCGTCCTCTATTCAAAGTGCCTAAGCCTGAGCCTCCTAAGCAGTCAGATCCACCCAAGGCTAAGTGGCAGAAAAAACAAACTGCTCCTGCTCCCCCACCATCTCCTCCACAACCTTCTGTGCTCGAACAGAAGGGAAAAGAAGCTAAACATATTACTACAGtcacagaaaccaaaacaaggGTGAAAAAGCATGATGAAAAGTCACCCGAGATGCCACTTCCACCAGTCACTGAACTTCCCTCAACAATCCCAGTGCACACATCAAAGCCCGAGGAACCCCCTCGACctaaaaaagtatttattccTCCAATTAAACTTCCAGCACCCCCAGAGCCTGCTACTGATCCAAAGCCCAGACCTTATGCAAGTAAATTCAAAACACCACTCATGCTGGCAGAAGAAAGATACCGCAAACAAAGAGATGATTCTGAGAAGAGTAAGACAGGGTCTACTCCAACATCTCCTCCTGAAAACATTCAGATTCATGACTTAGATGTGGTGTATACTGATGCAGATTTGACCACAGAGAAACTTGCGCAGTCACAAATTACACTTGAAACACAGCAGGTACATCCTAGTGAATTAGAGCCAGTCACAGTGCCCAAAGGGCCAGTCACAGGAATACAGGCTCAGCCCCAACCCCTGCAAAAGGTCCCTCCAACCTTTCAGTTGAGTAAACCTTCCTTTCCCAAATTAGGTAAGAAAACTGCTGTTACTACAGATAAAAAGCAAGTCACCCAATCTACAGCTGAAATCAAAGTTCAGCCAGCATCACAAATCCCTCCTTTACCAGCAACCGAGCACCATGAACATGTAAAGCCAAGTTCTCACACAACTACATCTATGCAAACCATTACCCAAGTTCAATCTACACAGCAAATCTCAGCAAATGTTCAGTGTCAACCTACTAACTCTATAAAAGCTGAAGAAACCGTAACTGTAGAAACAAAGAAGGCTCTCCCACAGCCTACAAAGATTCCAAAAGTGACCCCAAGCTTCAAAGTTAAAACATTTAAGATGCCCAATCAAGAGAATttagaagaaaagaaggaaTCAACCCAGAAAGAGCAAACAACTATATCTCATGTCTGTGCAGATCAGAGTTGCTACAAAATGGAAAAGCAAGAGCAAGTAGACCAAATTACCAAGGACACAAAGCAGGAAATAGATCTGAAAAAAGCCAAACAAAAGCCAAAAAAGCAGCTGCCTGCTGTGGCACCAAAATCATCAGTTGTGATGCATCATATTCTACCAGCCATGTCCACGGAGGGTCATCTGCAAGGGTCCGGACAAACCACAGTTGTTCAGTCTCAGCAGGCTATTAGGGAGGAACATGTACTGGTACACGAAGAGAAGGTGGTCAGTCACAGCTCAGTTCAGCAGCAAAATATTCAACAAAAGGGAAAATTTCAGATCAAGAAACAAATAAGGGGTTCTGAAATGTCTGTAGGTGAGGTGGAGGCCACTAAACAGCACCCACAAAAAGAGTCCTGCCAGATGGAGATTAAGGAAACTGCAGTCGAGACCTCAGATATCCAGAAGTATGAGGAGATGCAAAAATTGCTGAGTCATATCAAGGTGATGCAGGAATCAGGGGGGAAAATGGATGCCAGGTCAGTCAAAATAATGTTGAGTATGATCCCAGAATGGTTGCTAGGAGCTGCCGAAAAGGTAGAACTAAGCCGTGCACAATACAATAAGCAAAAACTTCAGGAGATCATTGTGTATGTGAGGAACCTTGCTCAAATGAAACTTACTTTCTTAGAGGCAAATTTGGCTGCACTGGAAAAGACACAGTCTAAGCCAGTAGAGGAGAAGAAAGCTGTTGGTGGCACAACACAGAAAATATCAAAAATAAGCATTGGTTCAGCTAAATTGGAATCtcagaaaaaaattatggaGAAGACTGTTCaagacattaaaaatacagatttcaAAACAATGCCTCCAGAGCTTAGAATGAGAACGCCATCTCCCACATATATTTGCATTGAGACCGCCAGAAGGACAGACTCTCCTCTGCTAGTCACCCCCTCGCCTCCACCATACAGATCAGGTGCTACCCCAACACCCCCACCACGTTGGTCTGAAACCTCCACAAATATTAGCCGAGCTACACCCTCTCCAACTATTAGTCGCTCAGAGAAGCTAGCCAAACTAAGAGACACAACTGCCAAGCTCTCTCATGGTGCATCCCCTCTTCCAATCGCTTTGCCCGAGCAAGTCATTATGCAAGGTGAAATGGAGGAATCTCATTTGTCCAGCCACCAGGAGATCAGTTTTGAGACCCACATGATGGAGTCATCAATGCTGCAGTCATCCATGGAGGCCAGTGCAGACTCCATGATGAGTGTAAAAGACAAGAAAGAGTTTTTTGAGGAGGCTCAGAGGGCAGAAACAAACCGCCACTATTTGCGGAAGGATCCCATTGATATCCCAGTACGACTGGGGCCAGAAGAGGACAACGAGACAGAGATCCCTATTGACTTGCATGACAAAATGAAAGAGGACATGCCCAAGGTAGACCTGTCCAGACTTGTCAATAGATTTGAGTCCCCAAAGCCCAAAGTGTATATAAGGAAGCATCCAATTGTTATTCCTGAGAGACTTGGTAGTGATACTGAGGATACAGAGCATGAACCAGAGAAAAAACCTTCCCAGGTGGAAGAGATGCCATCCTATGATATCAAGGCCCTGAAGAATGTGTTTGAAATGGGTGACCAGGCCCACCAATATCTCAAAGAGGACAGAAAGAACATTGAGATGCAGGAGGAATTGGCGAAACCCACAGGTTTCTCTGAGACAAAGTCTGTTACAGAGCATTACTCAACCGTGGATGAGTTTGGTAACACATTGGTGGGGTCAAGGAGCCAGAATAGCTCTCATTCTCAGAGTGTAACCACACGTCGTGATCCACCAACATATGCTGATGTGGTACGAGGGAAGGTTCAGGTCCTAGATGTCCCACCTGAGGCTTCAGCAGAACAACTTCTGAAGAATTTCCAGCAGTCCTGGGCagacagtgaaaatgttttcaagAACCTGGGATTCAGTGCCTTGGAACAGCATACCTCTCAGAGTGTATCACATCAACAACACACTGTCATCACCG AAAATAAGGGTGCCAGACAACGAACTTTGTCGGGTATGTCGGAAGAGGGTGTATCCCATGGAGTGTCTCATAGCAGACAAACAAAACTTTCATAA